In the genome of Coraliomargarita algicola, one region contains:
- a CDS encoding sugar phosphate isomerase/epimerase family protein, producing MLYSGLCSISFRQLSIDALIDLCVKAKIDGIEWGGDVHVPPGDIELAQSVRTKTEAAGLKLCSYGSYYRCDTESGSFSDVLDTADALGTPVIRVWAGPKASADASPDDREEVAEHLRRAVIAAREMNITIALEYHGGTLTDTQASAHQLLDEVNLPDLKLYWQPRAGGKFAEDLLELQAALPHLSHVHCFHWGPAGWQDRRALLDGTKEWQAYLAPIRQLEEDRYVILEFAKDDSTEQFLEDAQVLRSLLNNN from the coding sequence ACCTCTGCGTCAAAGCCAAGATCGACGGGATCGAATGGGGCGGCGACGTACATGTGCCACCGGGCGACATCGAACTCGCTCAATCCGTTAGAACCAAAACCGAAGCGGCGGGGCTCAAACTATGCTCCTATGGCTCCTACTATCGCTGCGATACTGAATCTGGTTCGTTTAGTGATGTCTTAGATACCGCCGACGCACTGGGCACACCAGTCATCCGAGTGTGGGCAGGGCCTAAGGCTTCCGCCGATGCCAGCCCCGATGACCGCGAAGAAGTGGCCGAACATTTGCGTCGCGCCGTGATCGCGGCACGCGAGATGAATATAACCATCGCGCTGGAATACCACGGAGGCACACTCACGGACACACAGGCCTCCGCACACCAGCTCTTAGACGAGGTCAACTTGCCGGATCTAAAACTCTACTGGCAACCACGCGCGGGCGGCAAATTTGCCGAGGACTTACTGGAACTTCAAGCGGCCCTCCCTCATCTCTCACACGTTCACTGCTTCCACTGGGGCCCCGCGGGTTGGCAAGATCGACGTGCCCTACTCGACGGCACCAAAGAATGGCAAGCCTACTTAGCGCCCATTCGACAGCTCGAAGAGGATCGCTACGTCATTCTGGAATTCGCCAAAGACGACTCCACCGAACAATTCTTAGAAGATGCCCAAGTGCTTCGTAGCCTATTAAATAATAACTAA